A genomic region of Kribbella sp. NBC_00382 contains the following coding sequences:
- a CDS encoding calcium:proton antiporter — translation MTNSHVLSGLPRWSLAVPPLALVVLAVSWGRKPGVILLILICAGLGAAVIAAVHHAEVVAHRVGEPFGTLILALAVTVIEVALIVTLMASGGDKAASLARDTVFAAVMITCNGILGLALVVGSLRHKTQEFRVHASGSALAVMTALVTLSLVLPTFTTSTPGATFSAAQLAFAGVASLVMYGVFVFVQTIRHRDYFLPNADPAVDPTAKAAREAEAEGLADLDGDGEDDAHAQAPSTKVALLSLALLFGCLIAVVGLAKTVSPKLESAVESAGAPLAVVGVVIALLVLLPETVAAVRAALRNRLQTSLNLALGSALASIGLTIPAIAIASIWLDGPLVLGLGGKEMVLFALTVVVSMLTLATGRATLLQGAVHLMIFGSFLFLTVSP, via the coding sequence ATGACAAACTCTCATGTCCTTTCCGGGCTGCCGCGCTGGAGCCTCGCCGTCCCCCCGCTCGCGCTCGTCGTCCTCGCTGTTTCCTGGGGCCGCAAGCCCGGGGTGATCTTGCTCATCCTCATCTGCGCCGGCCTCGGCGCGGCGGTGATCGCGGCCGTCCATCACGCCGAGGTCGTGGCGCACCGTGTCGGCGAGCCGTTCGGCACGCTGATCCTGGCGCTCGCGGTGACGGTGATCGAGGTCGCACTGATCGTGACGCTGATGGCGTCCGGCGGCGACAAGGCGGCCTCACTCGCGCGTGACACCGTGTTCGCCGCCGTGATGATCACCTGCAACGGCATTCTGGGTCTTGCGCTCGTGGTCGGCTCGTTGCGGCACAAGACGCAGGAGTTCCGGGTGCACGCGTCCGGGAGTGCGCTCGCGGTGATGACGGCGCTCGTCACGCTCAGCCTGGTGCTGCCGACCTTCACGACCAGTACTCCGGGCGCCACGTTCAGCGCCGCGCAGCTTGCCTTCGCGGGGGTTGCTTCGCTGGTGATGTACGGAGTCTTCGTCTTCGTCCAGACCATCCGGCACCGCGACTACTTCCTGCCCAACGCCGATCCCGCGGTCGACCCCACCGCCAAAGCGGCCCGCGAGGCCGAGGCCGAGGGGCTGGCCGACCTTGACGGCGACGGCGAGGACGACGCCCACGCGCAAGCGCCCAGCACCAAGGTCGCGTTGCTGAGCCTCGCGCTGCTCTTCGGCTGTTTGATCGCGGTGGTCGGCCTGGCGAAGACGGTCTCGCCGAAGCTGGAGTCCGCGGTCGAGTCGGCGGGTGCGCCGCTCGCGGTCGTCGGGGTCGTGATCGCGTTGCTGGTACTGCTGCCGGAGACGGTTGCCGCAGTACGGGCCGCACTGCGGAACCGCCTTCAGACCAGCCTCAACCTCGCGCTCGGCTCGGCCCTGGCCAGTATCGGACTGACGATCCCGGCGATCGCCATCGCGTCGATCTGGCTGGACGGGCCGCTCGTCCTCGGCCTGGGTGGCAAGGAAATGGTGCTGTTCGCGCTGACCGTGGTGGTCAGCATGCTCACCCTGGCGACCGGCCGGGCCACCC